CATCGTCGACGCCCACCTCGAACATTGCGACCAGTGCCGAGCATTTTGGGAGCGCCTGCTGACCTTAAGTGACAACCTTGACTTAGGTGAGTGCTTGGCGCCACCTGCGGACCTGTCCGAAGTCATCCTCGCTAGTGTCGAGGCGAAGTGGTACCGCTTCGCGCAGCGTCGGGCTGTCGCCCTCTCTTTGGGTCGCGTGGCGTTGGCCACCATGGCGTTGGTGTGGGCGGCGTGGGCAGTGCGTTTTTTGGTGGCGGCTCCTGAGGCATCTCCGGATCCCGCCGCGCTGCGCCTCGGGGTAGCCAGCGCGTTGGCCTTCGCCGCTTGGAAAACCGACCAGATCCCCGGCATATTGCTGATCATCGGGTCCATGTTCACCTTCACCATCGGCTTCGCCGTGCGTGATTGGTTGCTTTACTCGCCGGCAGGTCTCGGCGGGCACGTAATGGTCCTTTTGGCGACACTCCTCGCCCTGCTGGCCACCTGGGTCGTTGACCGCGGCGCGGATTTGCGCCGCGCCTGGCGCATGCTCAGCGCTGAACCTACGTCCAGCTAGGCAGCCACATCAGGGACTGGTAGTAGCCCTCCGGCACGCGCATACCGTAGAAGATCGGCGACCAGTAGAGGAAGGCCGCCACCACCGCGGACATGTAGATGATGACTGCGACTTGGCCCGTCGAGAGTTGTATGCCGGCAAGTTTGCGCAGCACGGGGCTGTTCACTGGCCTGCCCCGGCTGGCTACCGAGCCAAGCGCAAGGGCCAAAAGTACCGCGGTGAAGGGAACGAGCGCCGTGGCGTAAAAGAAATACATCTGGCGATCAAAGGCCACCAACCACGGCACAAAACCCGCCGCGAAGGCGACCAAAGGGATAATCACGCGAGTGTCGCGGCGCACGATCCAGGAATACACAGCCCACAAAAGCACCGGGATGGTCAGCCACCAAATCACGGGGGTGCCAAACAAGAAGATCATCTCCCGACACGTGCCGACGCGGCAGTCGATGTCAGTCGAGGAGTAGTAGAGGATCGGGCGGGCGGCCACGAGCCACGCCCACGGCTTCGAGTCCCACGGGTGGGAATGCCCGCCTGACGACGTCAGGGAACCGTGGAAGTCCAAAACGGAGAAATGGTAGTACAACCAAGCGCCTATCGTGTCGGGCAGAAGCTGGAGCAGAGGCCAGGAACTCTCCGAGATTGTGCCGTCGGCAGCCGCGTGGCGGTAAACCGAGGTTTCCGAAGCAAACCAGGCACGCCACGACCAGACATAAATGGCCGCGGGAAGAAGGACCAAAGAAGCCACAGATGAAGGCACGTCGCGGAAAAGGGCACCGGCCACTGGCTGGCGCACGCCGTAGCGAGCACGCAACCAGACGTCCCAAAACGCGCTCAATAAGCCGAAAGACACAATGTAATACAGGCCGGACCACTTCACCGCGAGAGCCAGCCCCAGCAAGACACCCGTTGCAAAGCGCCACCACCGAAAGCCCAAGCGAGGCCCAAAATCGCTGGTGATATGCGCATCATGCATCCGCTGATGCACTTGTCTCATGTCTCCGGCCAACGTCCACGACGCCGCCACAATAAACAGCACCTGGAAAATGTCGAGCATGCCGAACTTCGCGGAAACAAGCAGCACTCCATCAGCCGCGGCGATAATCCCGGCGAGTGTGGCCAACGACGTCGACTGGGTGAGCCGGCGGCACAGCAAGAAAACGAAGGAGACGACGGCAGTGCCGAACAGGGCTGTCATCAAACGCCAACCCAAAGGGGTATAGCCGAACAGACTCTCACCCAGCGCCAGCAGTTGCTTGCCCAACGGCGGGTGCACGACAAGCCCGAAGCCGGGGTTCGACTCCACGCCGCCCAACACCGGGTTGATGTAGGAGCGCACCATGTCCCACGCCTGCGGCGCGTAGTGCTTCTCGTCGAAAATGGGGGTGCCCCCGGCAGTAGGCATGGTCAAACCGATCAACCGTGTCACCAGGGTAAGAGCCGTGATCACGACGAGGTGGGAAGTGTCGCGCCGCGACCACGGCACCCACACTGGTGCACTGGGTGCGGGGGCACGGCCAGCGGGGCGTCGACGGGTGGCGGTGGCAGATGCAGATGCAGTCACGTCTGGGATACTACTGCCCCGCGGCAATAAGCTGTGCCATGCTTGGTGTCCATGAGCGCAATAGTGGTGGCGGCTACCCCGCTGGGCAACATTGACGACGCCTCCCCGCGGCTGAAGCAAGCGTTGGCGGACGCGGATGTTATCGCCGCGGAAGACACACGACGCACGCGGGCGCTCGCAGCGGCGCTCGGCGTGGAGATCAGCGGTCGCGTCGTGTCCAACTTCGACCACAACGAAGACCGCCGCGTCGAGGAGCTGCTCACCGCGGCGCGGCGCGGCACGGTGCTGGTGGTGACGGACGCGGGCATGCCCATCGTCTCCGACCCAGGTCACAGCTTGGTGGCGGCCGCACACGACGCCGGCATCCCAGTCACCTGCATCCCGGGGCCGTCGGCAGTTACGACAGCTTTGGCTCTTTCCGGGCTCAACGTTGGACGCTTCATCTTTGACGGATTCGTCCCCAGAAAACCCGGGCCGCGGCGCAGCTGGCTTGAGTCTTTGAAAAATGAGCAACGCGCGGTGTGCTTCTTTGAGTCCCCGCATCGCATCGAAGCCACGCTTCGCGACGCCGCCGACATCCTCGGAAAGACACGCCGCGTTGCGGTATGCCGTGAACTGACCAAAACCTTCGAGGAGGTCAAACGCGGCCAACTTGGTGAGATAGCGGAGTGGGCCAGCACGGGATTACGCGGGGAAATTACCGTAGTTCTCGAGGGTGGGGAGTTAGCTTCTGCGGAACCCGAGGA
The Corynebacterium sp. BD556 genome window above contains:
- the rsmI gene encoding 16S rRNA (cytidine(1402)-2'-O)-methyltransferase, encoding MSAIVVAATPLGNIDDASPRLKQALADADVIAAEDTRRTRALAAALGVEISGRVVSNFDHNEDRRVEELLTAARRGTVLVVTDAGMPIVSDPGHSLVAAAHDAGIPVTCIPGPSAVTTALALSGLNVGRFIFDGFVPRKPGPRRSWLESLKNEQRAVCFFESPHRIEATLRDAADILGKTRRVAVCRELTKTFEEVKRGQLGEIAEWASTGLRGEITVVLEGGELASAEPEDLVDAVLEQVRAGVRLKDAVKEIARAHGVKNRELYEEAQQAKDAEGF
- a CDS encoding dolichyl-phosphate-mannose--protein mannosyltransferase, whose translation is MTASASATATRRRPAGRAPAPSAPVWVPWSRRDTSHLVVITALTLVTRLIGLTMPTAGGTPIFDEKHYAPQAWDMVRSYINPVLGGVESNPGFGLVVHPPLGKQLLALGESLFGYTPLGWRLMTALFGTAVVSFVFLLCRRLTQSTSLATLAGIIAAADGVLLVSAKFGMLDIFQVLFIVAASWTLAGDMRQVHQRMHDAHITSDFGPRLGFRWWRFATGVLLGLALAVKWSGLYYIVSFGLLSAFWDVWLRARYGVRQPVAGALFRDVPSSVASLVLLPAAIYVWSWRAWFASETSVYRHAAADGTISESSWPLLQLLPDTIGAWLYYHFSVLDFHGSLTSSGGHSHPWDSKPWAWLVAARPILYYSSTDIDCRVGTCREMIFLFGTPVIWWLTIPVLLWAVYSWIVRRDTRVIIPLVAFAAGFVPWLVAFDRQMYFFYATALVPFTAVLLALALGSVASRGRPVNSPVLRKLAGIQLSTGQVAVIIYMSAVVAAFLYWSPIFYGMRVPEGYYQSLMWLPSWT
- a CDS encoding zf-HC2 domain-containing protein, whose protein sequence is MLSHSEVQAALSARLDGEEAPLDDAIVDAHLEHCDQCRAFWERLLTLSDNLDLGECLAPPADLSEVILASVEAKWYRFAQRRAVALSLGRVALATMALVWAAWAVRFLVAAPEASPDPAALRLGVASALAFAAWKTDQIPGILLIIGSMFTFTIGFAVRDWLLYSPAGLGGHVMVLLATLLALLATWVVDRGADLRRAWRMLSAEPTSS